One window of the Pseudomonas knackmussii B13 genome contains the following:
- a CDS encoding YggL family protein, with protein sequence MKYLTPEQMEKPRKRRLQKKLRLGEFKEFGFSLEVNYSGDLDDVLDQWIDFVESQGWVFVGGATEDGEFTGYLCLNAVGSLSEADRETAQQWLKGQSWCKSFELGELSDCWHGLFE encoded by the coding sequence ATGAAATACCTCACCCCCGAACAGATGGAAAAACCCCGCAAGCGCCGCCTTCAGAAGAAGCTGCGCCTGGGCGAGTTCAAGGAATTCGGCTTCAGCCTGGAAGTGAACTACAGCGGCGACCTGGATGACGTGCTCGACCAGTGGATCGACTTCGTCGAATCCCAGGGCTGGGTCTTCGTCGGCGGCGCCACCGAAGACGGCGAGTTCACCGGCTACCTGTGCCTGAACGCCGTCGGCAGCCTCAGCGAAGCCGACCGCGAGACCGCCCAGCAGTGGCTGAAAGGCCAGAGCTGGTGCAAGTCCTTCGAACTCGGCGAGCTCAGCGACTGCTGGCACGGCCTGTTCGAGTAA
- the metH gene encoding methionine synthase, giving the protein MKDRAARQQALQQALKDRILILDGGMGTMIQSYKLQEEDYRGARFADWPSDVKGNNDLLLLTRPDVIQSIEKAYLDAGADILETNTFNATRVSQADYDMEELVYELNVEGARLAREVADAKTAETPDRPRFVAGVLGPTSRTCSISPDVNDPGFRNVTFDELVENYSEATRGLIEGGADLILIETIFDTLNAKAAIFAVQGVFEELGIELPIMISGTITDASGRTLSGQTTEAFWNSVRHANPISVGLNCALGAKELRPYLEELATKAGTHVSAHPNAGLPNAFGEYDETPAQMAEVVEEFAASGFLNIIGGCCGTTPGHIEAIAKAVAKYAPRAIPEIPKACRLSGLEPFTIDRNSLFVNVGERTNITGSAKFARLIREENYAEALEVAQQQVEAGAQVIDINMDEGMLDSKAAMVTFLNLIASEPDISRVPIMIDSSKWEVIEAGLKCIQGKGIVNSISMKEGVEQFKHHARLCKRYGAAVVVMAFDEAGQADTQARKEEICQRSYDILVNEVGFPPEDIIFDPNIFAVATGIEEHNNYAVDFINACAYIRDNLPYALSSGGVSNVSFSFRGNNPVREAIHSVFLYYAIKNGLTMGIVNAGQLEIYDEIPQELRDKVEDVVLNRSPDATEALLAIADKYKGGGATKEVEDEEWRSHSVEKRLEHALVKGITTYIVEDTEECRQKCARPIEVIEGPLMSGMNVVGDLFGAGKMFLPQVVKSARVMKQAVAHLIPFIEAEKGDKPEAKGKILMATVKGDVHDIGKNIVGVVLGCNGYDIVDLGVMVPAEKILQTAREQKCDIIGLSGLITPSLDEMVHVAKEMQRQGFHLPLMIGGATTSKAHTAVKIDPQYSNDAVVYVTDASRAVGVATTLLSKEMKPEYARKLREEYAEVRERTANRSARTERLSYAQAIAAKPKFDWAGYQPPVPSFTGTKVLEDIDLNVLVDYIDWTPFFISWDLAGKYPRILTDEVVGEAATTLFNDAQAMLKKLIDEKLIRAKAVFGFWPANQVEHDDLEVYGTDGHKLATLHHLRQQTIKTDGKPNFCLADFVAPKDSGVKDYVGGFITTAGIGAEEVAKAYEAKGDDYNAIMVKALADRLAEACAEWLHERVRKDYWGYARDEHLDNEARIKEQYVGIRPAPGYPACPDHTEKGTLFKLLDPKGTSGVTLTEHYAMFPAAAVSGWYFAHPQAQYFAVGKVDKDQIESYSARKGQEVTSSERWLSPNLGYDA; this is encoded by the coding sequence ATGAAAGATCGTGCCGCTCGCCAGCAAGCCCTACAGCAAGCTCTGAAGGATCGCATCCTGATCCTCGACGGCGGCATGGGCACCATGATCCAGAGCTACAAGCTGCAGGAAGAGGACTACCGCGGCGCCCGCTTCGCCGACTGGCCGAGCGACGTGAAGGGCAACAACGACCTGCTGCTGCTCACCCGCCCGGACGTCATCCAGTCCATCGAGAAGGCCTACCTGGACGCCGGCGCCGACATCCTCGAGACCAACACCTTCAACGCCACCCGCGTATCCCAGGCGGACTACGACATGGAGGAGCTGGTCTACGAACTGAACGTCGAAGGCGCGCGCCTGGCCCGTGAAGTGGCCGACGCCAAGACCGCCGAGACCCCCGACCGCCCGCGCTTCGTCGCCGGCGTGCTCGGCCCGACCAGCCGCACTTGCTCGATCTCCCCCGACGTCAACGACCCCGGCTTCCGCAACGTCACCTTCGACGAACTGGTGGAAAACTACAGCGAGGCGACCCGCGGCCTGATCGAAGGCGGCGCCGACCTGATCCTGATCGAGACCATCTTCGACACCCTCAACGCCAAGGCAGCGATCTTCGCTGTTCAGGGCGTCTTCGAAGAACTCGGCATCGAACTGCCGATCATGATCTCCGGCACCATCACCGACGCCTCCGGCCGCACCCTGTCGGGCCAGACCACCGAGGCCTTCTGGAACTCGGTGCGCCACGCCAACCCGATCTCCGTGGGCCTGAACTGCGCCCTCGGCGCCAAGGAACTGCGCCCGTACCTGGAAGAGCTGGCGACCAAGGCCGGCACCCACGTCTCCGCGCACCCCAACGCCGGCCTGCCGAACGCCTTCGGCGAGTACGACGAGACCCCGGCGCAGATGGCCGAAGTGGTCGAGGAGTTTGCCGCGTCGGGCTTCCTGAACATCATCGGCGGCTGCTGCGGCACCACGCCCGGGCATATCGAGGCCATCGCCAAGGCCGTCGCCAAGTACGCGCCCCGGGCCATTCCCGAGATTCCCAAGGCCTGCCGCCTGTCGGGCCTCGAGCCGTTCACCATCGACCGCAACTCGCTGTTCGTGAACGTCGGCGAGCGCACCAACATCACCGGTTCCGCCAAGTTCGCCCGACTGATCCGCGAGGAGAACTACGCCGAGGCCCTGGAAGTGGCCCAGCAGCAGGTCGAGGCCGGCGCCCAGGTGATCGACATCAACATGGACGAGGGCATGCTGGACTCGAAGGCGGCCATGGTCACCTTCCTCAACCTCATCGCGTCCGAGCCGGACATCTCCCGCGTGCCGATCATGATCGACTCCTCCAAGTGGGAAGTGATCGAGGCGGGCCTGAAGTGCATCCAGGGCAAGGGCATCGTCAACTCGATCTCCATGAAGGAAGGCGTCGAGCAGTTCAAGCACCACGCCCGCCTGTGCAAGCGCTACGGCGCCGCCGTGGTGGTGATGGCCTTCGACGAAGCCGGCCAGGCCGACACCCAGGCGCGCAAGGAAGAGATCTGCCAGCGCTCCTACGACATCCTGGTCAACGAAGTGGGCTTCCCGCCGGAAGACATCATCTTCGACCCGAACATCTTCGCGGTGGCCACCGGCATCGAGGAGCACAACAACTACGCGGTCGACTTCATCAACGCCTGCGCCTACATCCGCGACAACCTGCCCTACGCGCTGAGCTCGGGCGGGGTGTCCAACGTGTCCTTCTCGTTCCGCGGCAACAACCCGGTGCGCGAAGCGATCCACTCGGTGTTCCTCTACTACGCGATCAAGAACGGCCTGACCATGGGCATCGTCAACGCCGGCCAGCTGGAGATCTACGACGAGATCCCGCAGGAGCTGCGCGACAAGGTCGAGGACGTGGTGCTCAACCGCAGCCCGGACGCCACCGAGGCGCTGCTGGCCATCGCCGACAAGTACAAGGGCGGCGGCGCGACCAAAGAAGTGGAAGACGAGGAATGGCGCAGCCATAGCGTCGAGAAGCGCCTGGAACACGCCCTGGTAAAAGGCATCACCACCTACATCGTCGAAGACACCGAGGAGTGCCGGCAGAAGTGCGCGCGCCCCATCGAGGTCATCGAAGGCCCGCTGATGAGCGGCATGAACGTGGTCGGCGACCTGTTCGGCGCCGGCAAGATGTTCCTCCCGCAGGTGGTGAAATCCGCTCGCGTGATGAAGCAGGCCGTGGCCCACCTGATCCCGTTCATCGAAGCGGAAAAGGGCGACAAACCGGAGGCCAAGGGCAAGATCCTCATGGCCACCGTGAAGGGCGACGTGCACGACATCGGCAAGAACATCGTCGGCGTGGTGCTCGGCTGCAACGGCTACGACATCGTCGACCTCGGCGTGATGGTGCCGGCGGAGAAGATCCTGCAGACCGCGCGCGAGCAGAAGTGCGACATCATCGGCCTGTCCGGCCTGATCACCCCGTCGCTGGACGAGATGGTCCACGTCGCCAAGGAAATGCAGCGCCAGGGCTTCCACCTGCCGCTGATGATCGGCGGCGCGACCACCTCCAAGGCGCACACCGCGGTGAAGATCGACCCGCAGTACAGCAACGACGCCGTTGTCTACGTCACCGACGCCTCGCGCGCCGTGGGCGTGGCCACCACCCTGCTGTCCAAGGAAATGAAGCCCGAGTACGCCCGCAAGCTGCGCGAGGAGTACGCCGAAGTCCGCGAGCGCACCGCCAACCGCAGTGCCCGCACCGAGCGCCTGAGCTACGCCCAGGCCATCGCCGCCAAGCCGAAGTTCGACTGGGCCGGCTACCAGCCGCCGGTGCCCTCCTTCACCGGCACCAAGGTGCTGGAAGACATCGACCTCAACGTGCTGGTCGACTACATCGACTGGACTCCCTTCTTCATTTCCTGGGACCTGGCCGGCAAGTACCCGCGCATCCTCACCGACGAAGTCGTGGGCGAAGCGGCTACCACGCTGTTCAACGACGCCCAGGCGATGCTGAAGAAGCTGATCGACGAGAAGCTGATTCGCGCCAAGGCCGTGTTCGGCTTCTGGCCGGCCAACCAGGTCGAGCATGACGACCTGGAGGTCTACGGCACGGACGGTCACAAGCTGGCCACCCTGCACCACCTGCGCCAGCAAACCATCAAGACCGACGGCAAGCCGAACTTCTGCCTGGCCGACTTCGTCGCGCCCAAGGACAGCGGTGTGAAGGACTACGTCGGCGGCTTCATCACGACCGCCGGCATCGGCGCCGAGGAAGTCGCCAAGGCCTACGAGGCCAAGGGCGACGACTACAACGCGATCATGGTCAAGGCCCTCGCCGACCGCCTCGCTGAAGCCTGTGCCGAATGGCTGCACGAGCGCGTGCGCAAGGACTACTGGGGCTACGCCCGCGACGAGCACCTGGACAACGAGGCGCGGATCAAGGAGCAGTACGTCGGCATCCGCCCGGCCCCCGGCTACCCGGCCTGCCCGGACCACACCGAGAAAGGCACCCTGTTCAAGCTGCTCGACCCCAAGGGCACCTCCGGCGTGACCCTGACCGAGCACTACGCCATGTTCCCCGCCGCCGCCGTCAGCGGCTGGTACTTCGCCCATCCGCAGGCGCAGTACTTCGCCGTCGGCAAGGTCGACAAGGACCAGATCGAAAGCTACAGCGCGCGCAAGGGCCAGGAAGTGACCAGCAGCGAGCGCTGGCTGTCGCCGAACCTGGGCTACGACGCCTGA
- a CDS encoding fatty acid cis/trans isomerase produces MAFMLLAGGARAANISYSKDIQPIFTDKCVACHACYDSPCQLNLSAAEGAQRGANKLPVYNGSRTKAQDTTRLFLDAHGADAWRRKDFWSVLDARNGQAALMARMIDLGHNHPLVPNAKIPDGLDLSINRSNQCPTPDSIDDFVAKNPRSGMPFAVSGLSDQQYGTLKKWLAEGAPVDEQAWLPSAAEARQVNAWETFLNQRGARETLVSRWLYEHLFLAHLYFQDKGAPGHFFQLVRSRTPSGVPIDPIPTRRPNDDPGVEFYYRLWPIQGVIVHKTHITYPLSPAKLAHTRELFFSGDWTTDKVPGYGLQHRANPFETFAAIPARARYQFMLDNAEYFVRTFIRGPVCRGQIATDVIRDNFWTFFQDPDHDLYITDPVYRAKATPLLALPGQIDDMSQMLQQWTAYRDKRNEYEALRLDTYEDAPAPTWADIWRGNDNALLSIFRQYDSASVRKGLIGGVPQTMWWMDYPLLERTYYGLVVNFDVFGNVSHQAQTRLYFDLIRNGAEQNFLRLMPVAERPKLLDDWYQSSGKLKMWLDYQNVENDAPSDLGLPEHGAKGAFASQLLSRFASLNARPDPINLCQSGACYRPQVSRPLQDAEQAFSRLSGRPAAGLKVIDFLPEATMLRVEMADGKREIYTVLRNRAHSNVAFMLGESLRYQPGLDTLTIYPGVLSSYPNFMFSLKAEEAGDFVSALEQAKDQAGFEQVVEHWGIRRSNPQFWTYFHDLDAYLREFEPVEAGILDMNRYENL; encoded by the coding sequence ATGGCGTTCATGCTGCTTGCCGGCGGTGCGCGTGCCGCGAACATTTCCTACAGCAAGGACATACAGCCGATCTTCACCGACAAGTGCGTGGCCTGCCATGCCTGCTACGACTCGCCTTGCCAGCTGAACCTCAGCGCCGCCGAAGGCGCCCAGCGCGGCGCCAACAAGCTGCCGGTGTACAACGGCTCGCGCACCAAGGCCCAGGACACCACCCGCTTGTTCCTCGACGCCCATGGCGCCGATGCCTGGCGGCGCAAGGACTTCTGGTCGGTGCTCGACGCGCGCAACGGCCAGGCGGCGCTGATGGCGCGCATGATCGACCTGGGCCACAACCACCCGCTGGTGCCCAACGCGAAGATCCCCGACGGCCTCGACCTGTCGATCAACCGCAGCAACCAGTGCCCGACGCCGGACAGCATCGACGACTTCGTGGCGAAGAATCCGCGCAGTGGCATGCCCTTCGCCGTCAGCGGGCTGAGCGACCAGCAGTACGGCACCCTGAAGAAATGGCTGGCCGAGGGCGCGCCGGTCGACGAGCAGGCCTGGCTGCCGTCCGCCGCTGAGGCGCGCCAGGTCAACGCCTGGGAGACTTTCCTCAACCAGCGGGGCGCGCGCGAGACGCTGGTGTCGCGCTGGCTCTACGAACATCTGTTCCTCGCCCACCTGTACTTCCAGGACAAGGGCGCGCCGGGGCATTTCTTCCAGCTGGTGCGCTCACGCACGCCCAGCGGCGTGCCCATCGACCCGATCCCGACGCGCCGTCCCAACGACGACCCCGGCGTCGAGTTCTACTACCGCCTGTGGCCGATCCAGGGCGTGATCGTGCACAAGACCCACATCACCTATCCGCTGAGCCCGGCCAAGCTGGCGCACACCCGCGAGCTGTTCTTCAGCGGCGACTGGACTACCGACAAGGTGCCCGGCTACGGCCTGCAGCATCGTGCCAACCCCTTCGAGACCTTCGCCGCCATCCCGGCGCGGGCGCGCTACCAGTTTATGCTGGATAACGCCGAGTACTTCGTCCGCACCTTCATCCGCGGGCCGGTATGCCGCGGGCAGATCGCCACCGACGTGATCCGCGACAACTTCTGGACGTTCTTCCAGGACCCGGACCACGACCTCTACATCACCGATCCGGTCTATCGGGCCAAGGCCACGCCGCTGCTGGCGCTGCCCGGGCAGATCGACGACATGAGCCAGATGCTGCAGCAGTGGACCGCCTACCGCGACAAGCGCAACGAGTACGAGGCGCTGCGCCTGGACACCTACGAGGATGCGCCGGCGCCGACCTGGGCGGACATCTGGCGCGGCAACGACAACGCGCTGCTGTCGATCTTCCGCCAGTACGACAGCGCCTCGGTGCGCAAGGGCCTGATCGGCGGCGTGCCGCAGACGATGTGGTGGATGGATTACCCGCTGCTCGAACGCACCTACTACGGGCTGGTGGTCAACTTCGACGTCTTCGGCAACGTCTCGCACCAGGCGCAGACGCGGCTGTACTTCGACCTGATCCGCAACGGCGCCGAGCAGAACTTCCTGCGCCTGATGCCGGTGGCGGAGCGGCCCAAGCTGCTCGACGACTGGTACCAGAGCAGCGGCAAGCTGAAGATGTGGCTGGATTACCAGAACGTCGAGAACGACGCGCCCAGCGATCTAGGTTTGCCCGAACACGGCGCCAAGGGCGCTTTCGCCAGCCAGCTGCTGAGCCGCTTCGCCAGCCTCAATGCGCGTCCCGACCCGATCAACCTGTGCCAGAGCGGGGCCTGCTACCGGCCGCAGGTGTCGCGCCCGCTGCAAGATGCCGAGCAGGCATTCAGCCGCCTTTCCGGCCGGCCGGCGGCGGGGCTCAAGGTGATCGATTTCCTGCCTGAGGCGACCATGCTGCGCGTCGAGATGGCTGATGGTAAGCGCGAGATCTATACGGTCCTGCGCAACCGCGCGCACAGCAACGTTGCCTTCATGCTCGGAGAGTCGCTGCGCTACCAGCCGGGCCTGGATACCCTGACGATCTACCCGGGCGTGCTCTCCAGCTATCCGAACTTCATGTTCTCGCTCAAGGCAGAAGAGGCGGGCGACTTCGTCAGCGCGCTGGAGCAGGCGAAGGACCAGGCGGGCTTCGAGCAGGTCGTCGAGCACTGGGGCATCCGCCGCAGCAACCCGCAGTTCTGGACCTACTTCCACGACCTCGACGCCTACCTGCGCGAATTCGAGCCGGTGGAGGCGGGCATCCTCGATATGAACCGCTACGAGAACCTCTGA